The sequence GGGTTGCGCCGGGGTGCTGGCCGGGCAGCTCCGACACCTGGTGGCGTGCGCCCGCCGCCCGCACATCAGGGTGCACGTGCTGCCGCAGGGCGTGGGCCTGCACGCCGGTCTCTTCGGGCCGTTCATCCTCGGCCGCACCGCCGACGGCAGTTGGCTCGGCTTCCTCGACAACCAGACCGGCGGCACCGCAGTGGACGACATCTTCGAGGTGGCGACCCTGCTCGGAAGGTGGGAGAGTCTGCGCAGTGACGCGCTGCCCCGGCAGCAGTCGATCGACCTGCTCGAGGAGATCGTGAAGCCATGGATCTGACCGGAGCCCGCTGGCGCAAGTCCACCCGGAGTGGCAACAACAGTGGCGCGTGCGTCGAGGTCGCCGACAACCTGCCGGGCCGGGTGCACGTCCGCGATTCCAAGGACCGCGACGGCGACCTGCTGACCTTCACCCCGGCCGCGTGGCGGGCCTTCGTCGAGCTGGCCCGCACCCGCTGACCGTGCGCTGAACCGGGCAACCGCAGGCGGCACCGCACCTCGCCTGGGTCGCCCGGCAACCGTCACCTCGGCGAAATGGCGTCGATCAGGTCCACGATTCGCCGCCGGCAGATGCCTGTGCAGCAACTGCAGTCAGCCTCCGAACCAGCCTGGCACGTCGAGCCGGAACCAGTTGGCCGAGGCCATCGTGCCGAGGTCGTCTTCCATCGCGGTGACCCGTTCCGGGCCGAGCGTGTCCGCCCACTGTGCACGCAGCCGGTCGAAGATCTCGGCCGAGCGGCGTAGCCCGTCGGCGCCGCGCGGGGTCACCCGGACCAGCCGCCGTCGGGCGTCGGAGGGGTCGTCGACCCGCTCCAGGTAGCCGACGGCCACCA comes from Micromonospora vinacea and encodes:
- a CDS encoding DUF397 domain-containing protein, yielding MDLTGARWRKSTRSGNNSGACVEVADNLPGRVHVRDSKDRDGDLLTFTPAAWRAFVELARTR
- a CDS encoding MarR family winged helix-turn-helix transcriptional regulator, giving the protein MATADPARPGFALPLLLLAGFRTLIDDLHAELAREGHPELRPLHGFVLQAVGADGTTATELGQRLGISKQAAGKTVDRLVAVGYLERVDDPSDARRRLVRVTPRGADGLRRSAEIFDRLRAQWADTLGPERVTAMEDDLGTMASANWFRLDVPGWFGG